From a region of the Pogona vitticeps strain Pit_001003342236 chromosome 7, PviZW2.1, whole genome shotgun sequence genome:
- the RPL36 gene encoding large ribosomal subunit protein eL36: MAIRYPMAVGLNKGHKVTKNVSKPRQCRRRGRLTKHTKFVRDMIREVCGFAPYERRAMELLKVSKDKRALKFIKKRVGTHIRAKRKREELSSVLAAMRKAAAKKD; this comes from the exons ATGGCGATCCGGTACCCAATGGCCGTCGGCCTAAACAAGGGCCACAAAGTGACGAAGAATGTGTCCAAGCCCCGCCAGTGCCGGCGCCGTGGG CGCCTCACCAAACATACCAAGTTTGTGCGGGACATGATCCGGGAGGTGTGCGGTTTTGCTCCCTACGAGAGACGCGCCATGGAGCTCCTCAAGGTCTCCAAAGACAAGCGAGCCCTGAAATTCATCAAGAAGAGG gttGGGACTCACATTCGGGCCAAGCGGAAGCGGGAAGAGCTCAGCAGCGTCCTGGCCGCCATGAGGAAAGCCGCCGCCAAGAAGGACTAA
- the USE1 gene encoding vesicle transport protein USE1 isoform X2 codes for MAAAAAVPLPVPRAELKLVRLLSRCEALAADRRSPDEWRLEKYVAALEEMLLALKKHPSKPVPEVLNEYSRKVDFLKGLLEAEKLSTSSEKALANQFLAPGRNPTTAKERIPATKTVHLKTKARYTGEMRSELLGSEETSLRKRIGSLPDEKQSAAELDAVLQHHHSIQEKLADEMLHLARNLKNNTLVAQNVIKQDNQTLSQSLRLADQNFEKLKDESDRLEQHAKKSVNWLLWLMLIVVCFIFISMILFIRIFPKLR; via the exons ATGGCGGCAGCAGCTGCCGTTCCGCTTCCCGTCCCCCGTGCGGAGCTGAAGCTGGTCCGGCTTTTAAGCCGCTGCGAGGCGCTGGCGGCAGACCGGCGGAGCCCGGACGAGTGGCGGCTCGAGAAG tacGTAGCTGCTCTGGAGGAGATGCTCCTTGCACTGAAGAAGCATCCCAG CAAGCCCGTGCCGGAGGTCCTGAACGAATATTCCCGCAAGGTGGATTTCTTGAAGGGGTTACTGGAAGCAGAGAAGCTG TCCACGTCCTCGGAGAAGGCCCTGGCCAACCAGTTCTTGGCTCCCGGGAGAAACCCTACCACGGCTAAGGAGCGCATCCCGGCCACCAAGACGGTGCACCTGAAGACCAAGGCCCGCTACACAGGCGAGATGAGGAGCGAGCTGCTTG GTTCAGAAGAGACAAGCTTGAGAAAGCGCAT CGGCTCCCTCCCTGATGAGAAGCAGTCGGCCGCAGAATTGGATGCCgtcctgcagcaccaccacagcATCCAGGAGAAGCTAGCGGACGAAATGCTGCACCTGGCTCGCAACCTAAAGAACAACACTCTGGTGGCACAGAACGTGATTAAGCAGGACAACCAG ACTCTGTCCCAGTCCCTCCGCTTGGCCGACCAGAACTTTGAGAAGCTGAAGGACGAGTCGGATCGTCTCGAGCAGCATGCCAAGAAGTCTGTCAACTGGCTCTTGTGGCTGATGTTGATTGTGGTCTGTTTCATCTTCATCAGCATGATCCTTTTCATCCGGATCTTTCCCAAGCTGAGGTGA
- the USE1 gene encoding vesicle transport protein USE1 isoform X1, which yields MAAAAAVPLPVPRAELKLVRLLSRCEALAADRRSPDEWRLEKYVAALEEMLLALKKHPSKPVPEVLNEYSRKVDFLKGLLEAEKLSTSSEKALANQFLAPGRNPTTAKERIPATKTVHLKTKARYTGEMRSELLGTGSSCAPGSEETSLRKRIGSLPDEKQSAAELDAVLQHHHSIQEKLADEMLHLARNLKNNTLVAQNVIKQDNQTLSQSLRLADQNFEKLKDESDRLEQHAKKSVNWLLWLMLIVVCFIFISMILFIRIFPKLR from the exons ATGGCGGCAGCAGCTGCCGTTCCGCTTCCCGTCCCCCGTGCGGAGCTGAAGCTGGTCCGGCTTTTAAGCCGCTGCGAGGCGCTGGCGGCAGACCGGCGGAGCCCGGACGAGTGGCGGCTCGAGAAG tacGTAGCTGCTCTGGAGGAGATGCTCCTTGCACTGAAGAAGCATCCCAG CAAGCCCGTGCCGGAGGTCCTGAACGAATATTCCCGCAAGGTGGATTTCTTGAAGGGGTTACTGGAAGCAGAGAAGCTG TCCACGTCCTCGGAGAAGGCCCTGGCCAACCAGTTCTTGGCTCCCGGGAGAAACCCTACCACGGCTAAGGAGCGCATCCCGGCCACCAAGACGGTGCACCTGAAGACCAAGGCCCGCTACACAGGCGAGATGAGGAGCGAGCTGCTTGGTACA GGCTCCTCCTGTGCTCCCG GTTCAGAAGAGACAAGCTTGAGAAAGCGCAT CGGCTCCCTCCCTGATGAGAAGCAGTCGGCCGCAGAATTGGATGCCgtcctgcagcaccaccacagcATCCAGGAGAAGCTAGCGGACGAAATGCTGCACCTGGCTCGCAACCTAAAGAACAACACTCTGGTGGCACAGAACGTGATTAAGCAGGACAACCAG ACTCTGTCCCAGTCCCTCCGCTTGGCCGACCAGAACTTTGAGAAGCTGAAGGACGAGTCGGATCGTCTCGAGCAGCATGCCAAGAAGTCTGTCAACTGGCTCTTGTGGCTGATGTTGATTGTGGTCTGTTTCATCTTCATCAGCATGATCCTTTTCATCCGGATCTTTCCCAAGCTGAGGTGA